From a region of the uncultured Fretibacterium sp. genome:
- a CDS encoding EutN/CcmL family microcompartment protein yields MIIARVIGHVWATKKDESLNGMKFFVVHPVRGSKDETFVAVDAAGSGIGDNVLISQGSSARMLFDQKNLPVDAVIVGIIDTVEVDASLLEFEP; encoded by the coding sequence GTGATCATCGCCAGGGTCATCGGGCACGTCTGGGCGACCAAGAAGGACGAGAGCCTGAACGGGATGAAGTTCTTCGTCGTCCACCCCGTCCGAGGCTCCAAGGACGAGACCTTCGTCGCGGTGGACGCGGCCGGGTCCGGAATTGGAGACAACGTCCTGATCAGCCAGGGCAGCTCCGCCCGCATGCTTTTCGACCAAAAGAATCTGCCGGTGGACGCCGTGATCGTGGGGATCATCGATACGGTGGAGGTCGACGCCAGCCTGCTGGAGTTCGAACCGTAG